The DNA segment GAGTATTTCGACAATTTCGGTCGGTGGTCATGGCGAATGGATAGCCGGAATTTTTCTGACCCCTTGCCAGATGGGTCTGATCCTGCCAATCCTGCTCCATACAGGTATGACCGTCGGCATGTCTGCACTTTCTATAGTTTTGACAGGGAATTGGGCAAGCAGGCTTACCCTTATGTCAATGGCGAGTTAGGTTTGCTGGACAGGGACAGAGCTGACGAGTTCCTTACGCCTGCCGGAGTGGTTGAGTGGTACATTGATAATATCGACGCTGATTACGATGGGCCAGCGGCCGCGGACATTTTCATGCCGTACCGAGGTCCTGTGAATCTGCGTGAATTAAAGATGCTGCCACCCGATGCAACCGAGGAAGAGAAACTGGAAGTGCGCAAGACAGTGCTGCAGTCACTGTACGCATTCAGGGCTTACTATATTGAAAAGTATCCCGATGAAGATCCCCATGATGCTGCAGTACGAGCTGGACAGGCGGTTGCGAATCTGATAGATAACATGGATGGCACCAATACCGATGGGCTGATCGGGCCGTTTGCTGATGCTGACTACGGCAGTCAACAGTCAGAAGACATCACCTATATCGATCGTGATATAGTTCAGCAGTTAATACTTGATGTTAGTCTTGATGCCTTGAATTTTGACGATACTACAAACTACCAGATAGACATCACGGACGGTTCCGGCACTCTATTAGAGATTGAATTTGGGTTGGGAACTGATGTGGCCGACGAGGTGGTATTCGGCTATGAAAAGCAACCGTTTATTTCAGAGTTTTACATGGCCAGTTCGGATGTTGGCGGTACTTTTGAGATAACCTCGGTTGGGCTGGGTCTTTTGAATCCATATGATAAGTCCTTTTCACTTGATGAATGGGGAGTACGAGTCGGTTCGACTGGTGAGGTTCGCAAACTTACACCTACATATGCAGGTACAGTGGTCGGTCCTTATAATGATAGCAATGCCGAGCCCTTCGGTCGGCAGAAGATCATGAATACAATGCTGGACGGGGATATAATTAGCGAGATAAAGTCTGCTTACGATCCTAATAGCCCGGACGGTGGAGATGTGGCAGTGTATCTGATGCGCCTCGACCCGACTACAAGCGAACTTTCGTCCGATCTACAAGAGTATGTGGCTGTCGACATGGTGCCTTCGGCAGATGTAAGTGAGTTGGTAGGCAGGATCGATCAGGCTGCTCAGAATTCCAGTGCAGGTCAGTTCTCGTGCGAGCGTGATGAAAGCGGCTGGAAGTTTGCTGATGCCGGGAGCTGTGAATATGTTGACGTTGCAGGTGATTGGGTTTTGACCCAGCCAAATACGGCTGCTCTTCCTGACGCTCACAGTTACCAGTTGCCTGTTGCGGATGATGGTGAGGCGATAGAGACGCTGCTTGATCTTGAGAAAGTTGCGACTGGTTTGCGGGTTCATGTTGACGGTGATCCGAATACGCTGACGTCTCGTATAGCCGACAGTGCCGAATCGAACATTCGTTTCGATATTGAAGCTGCTGCGGCTGGGGATGTTTCGCTGCTGGATTATGTCTGTCTGCTGAATCGGCCCGAGGGTGATCTGCCGGGCAGGATCAATGTCAATACAGCGACTAAGGAAGTCATTCGGGCTGCGATACCGGACAATGGTGACTGGGACAGGGATGCACTAGCGGCTGCGATCGTTGAGTCTCGTGATACTACCGGACCGTTTGCGAGTCTGGGTGATCTGCTTGAAGTGCCCGGTTTCAAGGCATTGGCTGAGGACAGTGAGGATCTTGCCGGCACGGATCCATTGATGAAGGACGATTTCGAGGAACGCGATTATATCCTTTCGCGGGTGGCGAATGTGTTTACGGTACGCAGTGACGTGTTCACCGCGTACATTACGGTCCGCTTGGGTGAGAACGGCCCTCAGAAGAGGATGATCGCAATTTACGACCGCAGCAACGTGTACAGCCCGGACGATGAGCCGGAGCTTGTGGCGCTGCACCCGGTACCAAATCCGCGGTAGTGTGAAAGTTTGAGTATCAAAAGAAAAAGACCTCGGCTCGTGATTGAGCCGAGGTCTTTTTTATATCGCTGTCAGTTGGTCAGTTTCAGTTCTGAATCTTGACCGTTATCTTGCCGTCCTGAATTGACTGGACCTCGCCGAATTCAATCTTCTCAGCGAAAGCGTTGATATCCTTTACGGGCGAAACGGTGTAGGTTGTCCTGCCGTTCATCGTGCTGCTGCCGATGGAGTGCCAGCTTGCATCTTGTTTGATGATCTTCTTAATGTCTTCACTAATGGCGTCCTTCTGTGCGTCCGAAAGCTCACCGACGATCTCGATGCTGACACTGTCCTGCTGCGAATCCATCTTGAACTCGATCTCAGCGTCCTCTGATCCGCCGAACGGCTCCATTTCAAAAGGTTCTGACTGTCCGCCCATTCCGTTCTGCTGAGGCATCTGCTGCATCTGCATTTGCATCATCTGCTGCTGGAACTGCATGAAGCCGGCCATGACTTCCATAAGGTGCTGCTTTGGATAGACTCCTGTTATGTTGACCTGTCCGTTGTCGATGCTGCCGCCGAAACCGAACGCGCTGTTGGTCGGCAAGTTAAAGCTTTCGGCGAACATGGTGCCCATTCCAGCGGCCGGGCCGAGTTGACCCTGCATTGACTGCATCATTTCACCGAGGCCGCTCATTATGCGGATTATATTTACGGATCCGATAAAGTCCGCTGAGCCGATGTTTTCTATGTTGTTGTAAGCTACCGCGATATCAGGGGCAAGCGCCATAGTGGTCATGCCGGTGACTTTGTCGATCAGTTGCTTCATCTGGGTCTCGCCCTCAGGACCCATCGTCAGCAGCATCACATCGTCAGTGGACGCTACATTGTAAACCAGCGAATCACCATACATTGCATCGATGCTTTGCTGGAGCATCTGGGTGTCTTGTCCCTCCATTTCAGATTCGTCGAAAATAAGATTGAACAGGATCTTATCAACGGCGATATCTTTGTGGGTAAATTGGTCTTCTTGCAAAGAAATGTCAACAGACAGCGGAAGACCCATGGCTTCATACATCTGCGTAATCAGTTCGCCTGAGCCTTGTGTTAGTTTCTTGAAAGCCGCAGTGTCGGCGTTCTTGATCACATATGCCAGCTCAAAAGGCGGCTGCCCGGACGTATAGCTGAATGTAAAGGCCAATTCATTGCCCATTGCCTGGGCAGAATCCACAGCCATCTGCTTGAGCTCTTCGGCAAGTTGAGAGTCATCCGCAAGAAGTGTTTCGCTGAGCATTTCGAGTATGCTGACGTTTATTTTTTCGAAAGTCTGCGGATTGTATTTAGCGGCCATTTTGACTGCCTGATCAGCCGGCAAATATTTCAGCATTTTAAAGCCCGGCTCTACAGGCAGATTTTTTGTGAGCATCTCAGCGACATCTGAGCCCTGAAGAGCCGTGTATGTGATGTGCTTTTTCATGATGTCGGGAGTGAATTCCAGACCAAGTGTGATGCTGTCGCTCTGCTGGAGCAGTTTTTGTGCCATGTCGAAATACAGCTCTATAACCTTATCCGGCTGCACATTGGACATACCTGGCTGCCCCGTCATATCCTTCTGCATTTCGGCGAGAGCCTGCTGTTTGAACATCTCGAGCATCGGCCCGAAGTTGCGGTTAATGGCCTGCATGTTCAGGTAGGCCCAGAGATTCTGAGATGTCGCGGTTTTCTGTTCACTGCCGGTCAGGTTTGATGCCAGCGACTCGCCGGACAGAGAGTTGACGAGGTCGAGCAGGGCCTGCTTTTCGGGAACGCCGATCGTCATCATTGCCATACTCTTGCCGGGCACCTGCATGACATAGATGGCACTGCCCTGCATCATGGGTGATGTTATCTGTGCTATGCCGTTCTCGTCGGGTACGCCTGCGTTCTGATTAGCGTTGATGAATGCGTCATAAGTTGTTACTGGGACGAGTATGCCGAACTGCTGGTGAGCATTTACGAGCAGGGCAAAGTCGCCGTTGGTGTCGACTCCCTGCAGCATAGGCGTTCCGAGCAGCGAGCCAAGTTGCTGGCGAGCCATAGTGCCGACCGGAACGGGGGAGACACCCATCAGGTACTGATCGAGCATTGAAAGGGCGTTGTTGAAATTGTTGATCCGCAGACAGAACACACTGTCGGCAGGCAGCATGTTCAGCAGTTGATCGTCAGAGCTGACAACTTCTGGTTCCGCGTTGACTGGCTGCGGATCACGTGGAGCGGTTTCAGGTTCTTCCTGCTGCGGCTGTGCGACTGCTGCGGTAGTCTGGCTGGTTCGTATTTTTTCGATATAAGAGTTTCGCGGCTGGGCCTCTTTCTTTTTCACCTGACGATCCCGCGCCAGCTTCAGCGTCTGATCGCTCAGGTAGTCTGCGACCGCGATTGACGAAATACAGACACACAGGGCTATCAACCCGATTAAAGTAGTTTTGATTTTGGGCATCATTGCAGTCTCCTGAATAGAATATTGAACTTTTCCTTTTTAATGACGCATTTGTTGCTCGGCCGTTACAGCCTTTATTTGCAAAAATAGTATTTTTGCTCTAATCTGAGAACATATCCACAATTTCTTTGTGCACCTTGCCGTTCGAAGCAAGAATTGAAACTTCGGCAGGTTCGTACTTGTCCAGGTCCATCGGGAACAGCGGTTCTCCCGCAAGTGTCGTCACTTTGCCCCCTGCGCATTCGACGATCAGTGCCGCAGCCGCGATGTCCCATATCTTTGCCGTCGAAGCCAGCGCTGCAACCAGCCCTCCGTTCGCTACATAACTCAAATTCAGAGCCGCTGAACCCAATGCCCTGAATCTGGTGTTCTGCATGAGTTCGTTTATGGATGACAGGGCCGAGTCGGGAAAATGGCTGTCGATCGCAACGCTTGTAAATGACGACATCTTCTCCGAGCTTACGCCTATACGCGAATAATTAAGCTGAGCATAGTCATCCTTGACGGCTGTGAACATCGAGTCGGTCGAGGGTTCGAATACCGCTCCAACCACCGGCTCGCCGTTGTGCATTGCTGCCACGGAAACGGTGAAATGCAGTATGCCGTGCGAGAAATTCGCTGTGCCGTCGATGGGATCGATCACCCACCAGATCGGTTCGCGGGTTCGAGGGGCGAGAAAGAGCATGCTCCCGTCATCTCCTTCTTCGGCGATAAATCCGTGGTCCGGGAAAGTCTCCTGTATGCGGTCGATGATAATTCGCTGGCAGAGTGGGTCGGCCGACGTTACTATCTCATTTTCGTTTTTGATGCTGGTCTTGGTGTACTTGATCTCTTCCATGGCACGCTGGCCCGCAAGTCGAGCCGCCACTGTTGCCACTTCAAGGAGCCTGCTGAGATACGCGTGTTCCATGCGTCGGAATCCTTTCAACTTGACTTTGATTAGCTGATTACCTATGTTAACGCAAGAATGAGCCCAAGCCAACACACAAATTTAATAAAAAGGTTCTCAAAAGCTTCAATAGGTGAAAGGATTGCCGCTGCGGCGGTGTTTTTCGCGGTTATTGGAGGGTTCTACCTGCTATGGCTCGGTGCGACCGATCGAATCGAGGTCGGCGCCATCACCGGCGTTTGCGGTTTCAAGCAAAAGTTCGGCATACCGTGCCCTGGCTGCTATATTACCCGCTCGGGTGAAGCATTTGTGCAAGGGCATATACTCGAAGCCTTTAGGGTCCAGCCTGCGGGAGGGGTTCTGTTCAGCTTTGCGGCCTTAATAGGCGGAATTTCTTTGATTATTGCTGTTTTGGGGATAAAATTCAGGCTGCTCGATACAAACACCTTCGGTCGACTGGTTTCGTATTCGGTTCTGTTTCTGGTTTTCGTGCTGGCCTGCGGCTGGGCCGTGACGCTGGCCCGGGACCTGGCGAATCGATGACAAGAGCGGCGGTTATGTGTTTTTGAAAGTGTAGAGGAATTTAGTTTATAGTGAATGAGGTCTATATGAGAACTGCCTCAACAATCTGTTTGTGCCTGTTGCTCGCGGTCATTGCGATACCTAACGGCGGCTGCACTATACTAGGTTTTCTGGCGTCGCCAACGTGGCATGAGCAGAAAATACCCGCGGAATACAGGATCAAGGATCAGCAGGACCGCAAAATACTCGTTTTCGTAGACGAGGTCAGCGGAGCCAACGTCGGCCTGACCTTCCGAAGGAGCGTTGCCCAGACATTCGAGAATTATCTGATAGGCCGAACCGGGGTAAAATCAACAAACATAGTCTCTCGCCGGGGTATAGATTATTTGAGACAGAATCGGGACGATTTCAGCCTCATGACGCCAGCCGAAGTTGGCAAGGAGCTCGGTGCGGGGCTCGTTTTATACGTGCTTATCGAGGATTATGAGCTTTACGGGATGACTGAAGAGAGTTATTATAGGGGCTCTCTGCTTTCACGCAGTGTCCTGTTCGACAGCGATACCGGAACCATTGTCTGGCCTGACAAAAAAGGCGAGCCCGTGGACGCGATCGTGGAACTGGACACCAACAGGGATTCCGCAGTACAAAGGCTGGCAGCCGCTACGGCCCGGACAATAACGAACCGGCTCTTTGATTGCCCAAGGGACGAAATGAAAGTAAGTGACATACGAGATGAAGCGTATAACTGGTAATTTTATTAATGATGTTTTTCGGAGTTGATAATGGTAAAAATTCTCATTGCTGACAAGTTGGCGCAAGAAGGTATCGATCTTCTGGAATCAATCGATGGAATCAAACCTGTCGTCAAAACAGGCATGAGTGAAGATGAGTTGTGTGAATGTATCTCAGAGTACGATGGAATTATCGTAAGAAGTGCCACCAAGGTCACCGCCAGGGTCCTCGAGTGTGCCGATAAGCTTCGCGGTGTCGCAAGGGCCGGGGTCGGTGTAGACAACATCGATATCCCTGCTGCCACAAACAATGGCGTGCTTGTAATGAATACCCCCGGCGGCAACACGATCGCTGCTGCTGAGCAGACAATGACGCTGATGCTGGCGCTGAGCCGTAACACCGTTCCTGCCTGCAACAGCCTCAAAGCCGGTGCGTGGGATCGTAAGAAATATATGGGTAACCAGCTTTACCAGAAGACGCTGGGTGTGATCGGACTTGGCAGGATCGGCATGGCGGTTGTAAAGATGTCGACCGGTTTCGACATGAAGGTTCTCGGTTACGATCCGATCGCGGTGCCGAATGAAGCGAAAGAACTGGGTGTCCAGGTAGTTGATGACCTTGACAATATCTTCAAGGAAGCGGATTATATTTCTGTCCATGTGCCAAGGAATGAGCACACTACAGATATGATCGCCAAAGATCAGTTTGAGATGATGAAGCCCACCGCACGGGTAGTGAACTGTGCTCGCGGCGGCATCATAAACGAAAATGATCTGTATGACGCGCTTGAAGCGGGTAAGATCGCAGGTGCCGCACTCGACGTATTTGAGCAGGAGCCGCCTGAGAACAAGCGTTTCCAGGATATTGACAATTGTCTGGTTACGCCTCACCTCGGCGCAAGTGCTGCAGAGGCACAGGTTCAGGTTGCAGTTGAGGCTGCACAAATTCTCGCGGACGCTCTGACAGGCGGCGAGATCAAGAACGCCCTGAACCAGGTACGCGATCAGTAAAAGATCACATCGGCTGGGCTCTCAGGAGTCCGGCCGTTTTTATTTTTGACTGGCCTGTAAAACCTTGATTGTTAATAGTATGCCGGAAGGGCTGATCGTCCGGTCAGGAGTCAGAAGCTATGTCGGCAAAAGGAAGTGCTGCAAAGGAACAAATGAATTTCAATTTCGGAAGCGAAGAGACTGCCGTTGAGCAGCAACAGGATGTTGCGCAAAAACCCAAGACCAAGCGACGCGGCAGAAAAAGCAAACAAAGCGTTGCGGCCACCGCTGAGAGCATGGCGACCAAGCAGCGCGATATCAGCATCAGTGAATTTTTTGCCAAGAACAGGCACCTGCTCGGATTTGACAATCCGCGTAAGGCGCTTCTGACGGCCGTGAAGGAAGCTGTCGATAACGCATTGGATGCCTGCGAAGAAGGCCATATTCTCCCTTCGATCAGGGTTACCATCGAGCAGGTGGAGAATTACGACAATCGATTCGTACTCAAGGTTACCGACAACGGGCCTGGTATCGTCAAAAAGCAGGTGCCGAATATTTTCGCAAGGCTTCTCTACGGAAGTAAGTTCCATCGGCTGAAGATGAGCCGCGGCCAGCAGGGTATCGGTATCAGTGCCGCGGGTATGTATGGCCTGATCACCACGGGTGAGCCTGTGCAGGTTGTCAGCCGAACCAACAAGAACAAGCCCGCCTATCACTGCCATGTGCAGATCGATACGTCAAAGAATCGCCCTGATATTGTGTATGACGAGGAATGTGATTTCGAATTGCCCACCGGCACAGCGGTTTCGATAACCATGGAAGGGCGATATCTGCGGGGCAAGCAGTCCGTTGACGAGTACATCGAACAGACCGCGATGGCGAATCCCCACGTGAGTTTTGTTTATAACGCTCCGGACGGCAATACATACGAGTTCCCGCGAAAAACGGACGAGCTGCCTTTTATGCCTGTCGAGATCAAGCCTCACCCGTATGGCGTCGAGTTGGGTATGCTTTATAAAATGGCGCGAGACACGAAGGGCAAAAGTCTGCCTGAATTTCTGAACAAGGATTTCAGCAGGGTGAGCAAGCCCCTTTCACGAAAGATATGCAAGAATGCGAAGCTGCTCAGCGTTAAACCCTCTAAAATAACCCTGCAGCAGGCTGAGAAGCTGCACAAGGAGATCGGGCAGACCAAGATCATGGCCCCGCCCACCGACTGTATCGGACCGATCGGTGAAGAGAACCTTATCGAAGGTCTCGAGCGTGTAGTGGACGCAGACTTCTACGCAAGCTGCACACGAAAGCCAGCAGTTTACCGCGGCAATCCTTTCATCATCGAAGCCGCACTTGCCTACGGTTTCAAGGGTGAGACCGACGACAGTGACGACGATGACAAGCAGCCGATCATGCAGCTCAAGCGCATCGCCAACCGAGTTCCGCTGCTGTATCAGCAGTCTGCGGGTGCCGTGTTCAAGTCCGTGGTTGAGACGAACTGGCGCAATTACGGTTTGAGCCAGAGCAAAGGTGCATTGCCAAGGGGGCCTCTGGTTCTGATGGTACACATCGCGTCCGTCTGGGTGCCGTTCACTTCCGAGAGTAAGGAGGCGATAGCCCATTACCCGGAAATAATCAAGGAAATCAAACTGGCGGTCCAGGAGTGCGGCCGAAAGCTTGGCACGCATATCCGTAAGCAGCGTCGGATCAAGCAGGAACTGAAAAAACAGAGCTACATCAAGACATATCTGCCGCCCATCGGCGAGGCATTGCAGGAAATCCTTTCACTCAAGGACAGCGAAGTTGAGGATCTTGTGGGTAAGCTGGCGGATGTGCTGGAGAAATCACGTAAATTCTGAGGAGAACTATGGCTAGAGAACTTATACTTGGCATCAGCGGTATGAGGGGTATCATTGGAGAAAACCTCAACGCCAACACAGCAGTGGATTACGGCTGCGCATTCGGGACATTTCTGCAGGAAAAGTTTGACAGGGATGACATGAAGGTTTGTATCGGCCGGGACAGCAGAGTTTCGGGCTCGATGATTTTCAGTGCGGTCGCCTCGGGCCTGTGTTCGGTCGGCATCGATGTGATCGATCTTGGTATCGTCACCACGCCGGGCGTTGGGCTGATGGTTCGCCACCTGGAATGTGTGGGCGGTGTTGTCATAACAGCGTCACACAATCCAATAGAATACAACGGCATAAAGCTTTTGACCTCCGAAGGCGTCGCGCCGCCCAAGGATATGGCTGAAAGCATAATTGAAGTTTACAAAAAGCAGCAGTTCAATCTGGTCGACAGTATCGCATGCGGTGCGGTAAGTCGTAACGTGCAAACTCATGATCTGCACGTAGGTAAGGTGCTGGATATCGTGGACACCGATGCGATCGCAACCCGCAATTTCAAGGCAGTGCTGGACAGTGTGAACGGCGCCGGCGGAACGGCTGGCCGAATGCTGCTGGATAAATTGGGCTGTGAGGTTACGGCGATCAACGCGGAACCGACCGGCATCTTCGCTCATACGCCAGAACCTACGAAAGAGAATCTTGTCGGCTTGTGCGACGAGATCACCAAAGCCGGCGCGGATATCGGGTTCGCGCAGGACCCCGACGCGGACAGACTCGCGATCGTAGACGAAAATGGTGTTTACATCGGCGAAGAGTATACGCTGGCCCTTTGTGCGAAGCAGGTGCTCGGCAAGATGAAGGGCAAGACGGCCGCGAATCTCTCCACTTCCCGCATGATAGACGACGTGGCAGGTGAGCTCGGTTGCGAGGTGATCCGTACCGCAGTGGGCGAGGCGAATGTTGCCGACGCTATGATAAAGAACAACTGCATAATAGGCGGTGAGGGCAACGGCGGCATTATAGACCTGCGCGTTGGACCGATTCGCGACAGTCTGGTCGGTATGGCGCTGGTGCTGCAATTGATGGCTGATTCCGGTAAGACCGTAAGTGAGCTGGTTGGGGAAATCGGCGCTTATCACGTCGAAAAGAGTAAATTTGAGGCTGACAAACAGCAGGCAGCCGCTATCATTGAAGAAGCCAAAAAGGCGTTTCCGGACGCAGAGATAAACACGGTTGATGGCTGCAGATTCGATTTCAGCGACGGCTGGGTACACCTGCGGACAAGCAACACCGAACCTGTCATGCGACTGATCGTGGAGACCGAGACACCTGAAGCGGCAAAGAGATATGTAGAAAAGGTGGACGCTATCAGAGATAAGATCGTTGGTTAATGGACGCGCACAAGATCAACAGTGCTAATGCGAGCATCCGCAAGGTCACCTGGGGTGGTATATGGGCAAACCTCGGACTTGCAATAGTTAAAGTCTCCATTGGCTGGATAGGCGGTTCGCTCGCTCTTGTTGCTGACGGCGTGCATTCAGTTTCAGACATGGTTACCGACTTTGCTGTCTTGCTAGGTGCCCACTTCGGGGCCAAAGAACCGGATCCCAAACACCCTTATGGTCACGGCAGACTTGAGACTTTTTCCGCGATGTTTGTTGCGATTTTTCTGGCACTTGTCGGTGCGGGAATGATCTATCAGGCCAGCGTTGTGATAAACCGTGTGCATCTGGGTCATGAAAATATCGAGCCGATAGGCATTTCTGTTATGTGGGCGGCCATCCTTTCCGTCATTGCTAAGGAACTGCTCTATCGGATCACCCGGAAGGTTGCCCGGAGAGTTCACAGCCCTGCATTGTACGCAAATGCCTGGCACCATCGCAGCGATGCGCTCAGCTCGATCGCGGTGGTTATTGGTTTTGTCGCGTTTCGAGCGGGCTACGAGTACGCCGACCAGGTCGCAACTATCGCGGTGGGTCTGATGATCATCTGGGTTGCTGCGAAAGTGATCAGGGACTGCCTCGAAGAGTTTGCTGAAAGGGCGGTTGACGGTGAAACCATTAAGCAGATAGAACATGTGGTCAGTTCGGATGAGCGGGTGAAGGGCTATCACAAGCTCCGAACGAGAAATGTCGGCAGAGAGATATTCCTGGACATGCATATCCTGATCGACCCAAACATGAACGTCGAACAAGCGCATGACATTGCAGACGAGCTTGAAGCCGACATGCACGAACAGATCAGTCGACCGGTCAACATCATGGTGCACATCGAGCCGGACATCCCGAAGTTCAGAAAGTAGCTAACGTCCCGGGCCCAGCCTCTTCAAGAGCCAGCGATCATCTTCCTGTCTGCGAAGCTCAAACTGTCCATCTAACAGTTCCCCGTGCAATTCGAAAGAAATAAGGCCGGCTCGATTTTCGTGAAACAAGCATGTCCCTGCCTCTTCGATCTTGACATCTCCCGTACCCTGATTCACAGGCCCTTCATAAGTCAGGAACCGGAGCGGATGGTCGAATATTTTCACGGCAGGGCAGTCAGGTGACTTTGCCAGCTCGGCGGGGCACTCAGGCAGCCTCCACGTAAGAAGCGACTGGCCAGATTCAAGCATGAAATCCCAATGTGTATCGCCGGGACGGGTGTGTTTCTGGATGACGAATCGACGAAGCTCGTCGGCAGGCATGGATGATCAGCCCTCGGCCTGGATTGCGGTTATCGCCGCAGTCGCCACGATGTCGTCCGCAGTGCAGCCGCGCGAAAGATCGTTGACGGGCTTGTCCAGTCCCTGCAGGACGGGGCCGTATGCATCAGCGCCGGCCATCCTCTGTGTGAGCTTGTAGCAGATATTGCCCGCACCCAGATCAGGGAAGATGAACACATTGGCCTCTCCATTGAGCGGGCTGTCTGGTGCTTTCTTTTCGGCTACCGATGGAACGAATGCCGCATCGAACTGCAGCTCTCCGTCGATCGCGACTTTGTCGCCGAATCTTTCTTTGATCGCGGCATTGGCAAGCTTCGTCGCTTCTACGACCTTTTCCGCTCCCTGGCCGGTTCCCGATCCTTTAGTAGAATAGGAAAGCATAGCCACCTTCGGATCGAAACCGAACTGCAGGCCCGTCTGAGCGGTCGCAACCGCGATATCGGCAAGCTGCTCAGCGTTGGGGTCCTGGTTCAGCCCGCAATCCGAGAACAGATAAGTCGCGTCCGGGAAGACCATGAAAAACATGCTCGAAACAGTCTTCACGCCTTCGCGAGCCTTGATGATCTGCAAAGCGGGGCGGATCGTGTCGGCAGAGGAATGTGCGGCACCTGCCACCAGGCCGTCCGCATCGCCAGCCTTAACCATCATTGTAGCAAAATAAATTTCATCCTGGATGATCTCTGCCGCCTTATCCGCGGTCATGCCCTTGTGTTTTCGCAGTTCGTGGAACAGTTCTGCATACTGCTCTTTCTTTGGGCTGGTTGCGGGGTCAACCACGGTGATAAATTCCGTATCTGCGCCCATTTCTTTGAGCTTTGCGGTGACCTTATCAACGTTTCCGATCAGTACGGGTTTGACAAATTTCTTTTCAGAGATAGTTTTCGCTGCCTGGAGTGTTCTTTCATCGCTAGCTTCGGGCAGAACGACTGTTTTGTTTAGTGATGCTGCCCGATCGAGAATTGACTGCAAGAAATCTGCCATTTTAACCTTTCGTCCCCACTGAACCACACACATGACTAAAGAAGAACGCGTCTGTCAGGATTCGAACCTGAAACCTTCGGTTTCGTAGACCGATGCTCTATCCAGTTGAGCTACAGACGCCTGATCAATATTATATATCGCTGAATACAGCGTTAAAACGGCTTGGATTTGAATAGATGGGTAAAATACTAGGAAAGTTGGGCTATTGCAAGGGGATAAATCCAAGAATTACCCACATTTTGCTAAAATGCCCGCAGGTTTGACACACCCAGGCAGTAGCGGGGCACGTAAGAACAGATGTAAATAGGTATGTATAGCTAGGAAGTGGCCTATTGCCCAGTTAGAGTGATTTTTTTGTTTGACTTGACTTTCATTTGGGCTAAACTAACGCGACTCAGCAGGAAAAAATTGTGTATATAGGATGTAATTTGTCAGACAAGGAGATGTCCGGT comes from the Anaerohalosphaera lusitana genome and includes:
- the glmM gene encoding phosphoglucosamine mutase, whose translation is MARELILGISGMRGIIGENLNANTAVDYGCAFGTFLQEKFDRDDMKVCIGRDSRVSGSMIFSAVASGLCSVGIDVIDLGIVTTPGVGLMVRHLECVGGVVITASHNPIEYNGIKLLTSEGVAPPKDMAESIIEVYKKQQFNLVDSIACGAVSRNVQTHDLHVGKVLDIVDTDAIATRNFKAVLDSVNGAGGTAGRMLLDKLGCEVTAINAEPTGIFAHTPEPTKENLVGLCDEITKAGADIGFAQDPDADRLAIVDENGVYIGEEYTLALCAKQVLGKMKGKTAANLSTSRMIDDVAGELGCEVIRTAVGEANVADAMIKNNCIIGGEGNGGIIDLRVGPIRDSLVGMALVLQLMADSGKTVSELVGEIGAYHVEKSKFEADKQQAAAIIEEAKKAFPDAEINTVDGCRFDFSDGWVHLRTSNTEPVMRLIVETETPEAAKRYVEKVDAIRDKIVG
- a CDS encoding cation diffusion facilitator family transporter; translated protein: MDAHKINSANASIRKVTWGGIWANLGLAIVKVSIGWIGGSLALVADGVHSVSDMVTDFAVLLGAHFGAKEPDPKHPYGHGRLETFSAMFVAIFLALVGAGMIYQASVVINRVHLGHENIEPIGISVMWAAILSVIAKELLYRITRKVARRVHSPALYANAWHHRSDALSSIAVVIGFVAFRAGYEYADQVATIAVGLMIIWVAAKVIRDCLEEFAERAVDGETIKQIEHVVSSDERVKGYHKLRTRNVGREIFLDMHILIDPNMNVEQAHDIADELEADMHEQISRPVNIMVHIEPDIPKFRK
- a CDS encoding DNA polymerase ligase N-terminal domain-containing protein, translating into MPADELRRFVIQKHTRPGDTHWDFMLESGQSLLTWRLPECPAELAKSPDCPAVKIFDHPLRFLTYEGPVNQGTGDVKIEEAGTCLFHENRAGLISFELHGELLDGQFELRRQEDDRWLLKRLGPGR
- the pta gene encoding phosphate acetyltransferase gives rise to the protein MADFLQSILDRAASLNKTVVLPEASDERTLQAAKTISEKKFVKPVLIGNVDKVTAKLKEMGADTEFITVVDPATSPKKEQYAELFHELRKHKGMTADKAAEIIQDEIYFATMMVKAGDADGLVAGAAHSSADTIRPALQIIKAREGVKTVSSMFFMVFPDATYLFSDCGLNQDPNAEQLADIAVATAQTGLQFGFDPKVAMLSYSTKGSGTGQGAEKVVEATKLANAAIKERFGDKVAIDGELQFDAAFVPSVAEKKAPDSPLNGEANVFIFPDLGAGNICYKLTQRMAGADAYGPVLQGLDKPVNDLSRGCTADDIVATAAITAIQAEG